The genome window TTCACCAAACAGTGTAGTTCCCTGCTTGATGAAACGCTTTGTTGATGTTTTAGCAAAGAAACTACGGGATAAAAATCAGGTTTGTTGATTAGCTTTTATTTTACAAAGAATTTTAATAAAATGAAAGATGTAAAAAAGAACCATCTTCAGTGTGCAACAAGTCGGCAACTGTACTGCTCGTTGCATACCCTATCTCCTTTTAGTTGTGTTTAAAAGTGCTTTTAGCTATTCTTAAAGTATTAGCAGAAAGTTTCAACTCCCTGCTGATTAAAATCAAATGATTGGTGGACAACATAGGTTATATTGAAGGATTTTTCATGGAAGTCTAGATATAATTATGCTAATACATGTTTGATTATTCAAAAAATTGCTATTGCTGCAAGGGGGACATAGGATGCATCATCAAATAGAAGCGATTATAAAAAATATAGAAAAGGTCATGATAGGGAAGAAGGAGGTTGCCGAACTTAGCGTTGTTGCTCTGCTCGCGGGAGGACATGTGTTATTAGAGGACGTTCCCGGTGTAGGAAAAACAATGATGGTTCGTTCTTTGGCGAAATCAGTTAGTGCGGAATTCCGCAGAATTCAATTTACACCTGATTTATTGCCTTCGGATGTTGTAGGGGTTTCAGTTTATAATCCGAAAACATTGGAATTTGAATTCCGAGCAGGCCCAATTATCGGTAATATTATATTGGCAGACGAAATTAACCGAACATCGCCAAAAACGCAATCAGCCTTGCTTGAAGCGATGGAGGAGGCGTCTGTGACAATTGATGGTGAAACGCTTAAAATCGCAAAGCCATTTTTCGTTATGGCAACGCAAAATCCAATTGAATACGAGGGTACATACCCATTACCCGAGGCGCAGCTTGATCGCTTTTTATTAAAGATTAAAATGGGCTACCCGACAGTAGCTGAGGAGGTAGAAGTATTAAGAAGGGCACAGTACAAGCAGCCAATTGAAGAGATTAAGGCGGTGCTTTCTTTAGAAGAGCTACTAGCATTGCAGCATGAGGTAAAGCAAGTTTATATCGAAGATAGCGTTAAAACGTATATTGTCGAATTAGCTAGCGCAACGCGTCGTGATGGACAAATTTATTTGGGTGTAAGCCCGCGTGCCTCACTTGCTTTAATGAAAGCAGCACAAGCCTACGCTTTATTAAAAGGAAGAGATTTTGTAACGCCTGATGATGTGCAATATTTAGCGCCATTTGTCTTTAGCCACCGTTTGATTTTGCAGCCAGAAGCACGTTATGAAGGGATTACAGCAGAACAGGTTATGGAGCGTATTGTTGAATGGGGCAGAGTACCTGTTCAAAGGTATGGTGAACAATGACGAATGTTTATACAATTATTCGAAATAATATTAAATTAGTAAGTATTGTAATACTCGCGATTGCCTTATTTTGCTATGCGATGTTTCAAGGTGGCTTTGTAAGTTGGTTTATTTTTTTTGTAATAAGCCCATTTTTGCTTTATGCAATCATGCTGTATATCGTACCGTTGAGATTTTCAATAACGG of Metasolibacillus fluoroglycofenilyticus contains these proteins:
- a CDS encoding AAA family ATPase, with amino-acid sequence MHHQIEAIIKNIEKVMIGKKEVAELSVVALLAGGHVLLEDVPGVGKTMMVRSLAKSVSAEFRRIQFTPDLLPSDVVGVSVYNPKTLEFEFRAGPIIGNIILADEINRTSPKTQSALLEAMEEASVTIDGETLKIAKPFFVMATQNPIEYEGTYPLPEAQLDRFLLKIKMGYPTVAEEVEVLRRAQYKQPIEEIKAVLSLEELLALQHEVKQVYIEDSVKTYIVELASATRRDGQIYLGVSPRASLALMKAAQAYALLKGRDFVTPDDVQYLAPFVFSHRLILQPEARYEGITAEQVMERIVEWGRVPVQRYGEQ